Proteins encoded together in one Pseudomonas sp. Seg1 window:
- a CDS encoding sulfite reductase flavoprotein subunit alpha, with protein MLKKTLFQLHWFFGITAGLVLALMGITGAAYSFQDEILRALNPSVLQVEKQVAGVLPPVELVERIEATSAKKVSMLWVETDSGNAARVYFTPPKGERRGEMRYFDPYTGEFMGDAVGQDFFGLMLQLHRFLAMGDTGRNITGACTLILLFFCLSGLYLRWPRQWNSWRVWLTLDWQKKGRTFNWDLHSVAGTWCLLVYLLLALTGLSWSYEWYNKGLTRLLSDAPQNERVRGGRGPAPEGPAPTADYAAMWSSIYSAAGPGLAAYNIRMPAVAGQPATVFYLLDSSPHDRALNQITLDPATGIVKRVDRYADKSFKAQLLTSIYALHVGSYFGLVGRIIITLAAVCMPLFFITGWLLYLDRRRKKKQIKDARKGLQEPAGDAPAWLIGFASQSGFAEQLAWQTAGQLQAAGLPVKVQPLANVSEQDLRESNNALFVVSTFGDGQAPDSARGFERKVLGKAAALDSLNYAVLGLGDRQYQHFCGFAHRLHQWLGEHGGKTLFAPVEVDSGDPYALRHWQTQLGLLTGQAPVDTWQAPSYDNWTLLRRELMNPDSSGSPVYLLGLSAPSTSSWLAGDLVEVLPRNCPWVIEHFLDGLGIRGETLVKINGLDEPLEVALASRQLPEHRAHLVGLHAQALVDAMVPLAMREYSIASIAADGVLELIVRQEQHSDGSLGIGSGWLTEHAPVGGSISLRVRRNSGFHLPNQPVPMILIGNGTGLAGLRSLLKARIADGQQRQWLLFGERNREYDFLCRAELEEWLINGDLARLDLAFSRDQEQKIYVQDRLRESADELKKWLTEGAVIYICGSLQGMASGVDQVLNEILGAAEVESLIEQGRYRRDVY; from the coding sequence GTGTTGAAGAAAACCCTGTTCCAGTTGCACTGGTTTTTTGGCATCACCGCCGGCCTGGTGCTGGCCTTGATGGGCATCACCGGCGCGGCCTATTCGTTTCAGGACGAGATCCTGCGGGCGCTGAACCCTTCAGTGCTGCAGGTGGAAAAACAAGTCGCTGGCGTCCTGCCGCCCGTTGAACTGGTGGAGCGCATCGAAGCCACTTCGGCGAAAAAAGTTTCGATGCTCTGGGTCGAAACCGACAGCGGCAACGCGGCACGCGTGTATTTCACCCCGCCCAAAGGCGAGCGCCGTGGCGAAATGCGTTACTTCGATCCGTACACCGGCGAGTTCATGGGCGACGCCGTCGGCCAGGATTTCTTCGGCCTGATGCTGCAACTGCACCGCTTCCTCGCCATGGGCGACACCGGGCGCAACATCACCGGCGCCTGCACCCTGATCCTGTTGTTCTTCTGCCTCTCCGGTCTGTATTTGCGCTGGCCGCGCCAGTGGAACAGCTGGCGCGTGTGGCTGACCCTGGACTGGCAGAAAAAGGGCCGCACCTTCAACTGGGATCTGCACTCGGTGGCGGGCACCTGGTGCCTGTTGGTCTATCTGCTGCTGGCGCTGACCGGGTTGTCGTGGTCGTACGAGTGGTACAACAAAGGCCTGACCAGATTGCTGTCCGACGCGCCGCAAAACGAGCGCGTGCGCGGCGGTCGTGGCCCGGCGCCAGAAGGCCCGGCACCGACGGCCGATTACGCGGCGATGTGGAGCAGCATCTACAGCGCTGCCGGCCCGGGTCTGGCCGCCTACAACATCCGCATGCCGGCGGTGGCCGGTCAACCGGCGACGGTGTTCTATCTGCTAGACAGCTCACCGCATGATCGCGCCCTGAACCAGATCACCCTCGACCCGGCCACCGGCATCGTCAAACGCGTCGACCGCTATGCCGACAAGAGCTTCAAGGCGCAACTGCTGACCAGCATTTATGCGTTGCACGTCGGCAGCTATTTCGGCCTCGTCGGGCGCATCATCATCACCCTCGCGGCGGTGTGCATGCCGCTGTTCTTCATCACCGGATGGCTGCTGTACCTTGATCGTCGCCGCAAGAAAAAGCAGATCAAGGATGCGCGCAAAGGTCTGCAAGAACCGGCCGGTGATGCGCCGGCATGGCTGATCGGCTTCGCCAGCCAAAGCGGTTTCGCCGAGCAGCTGGCGTGGCAGACCGCCGGCCAATTGCAGGCCGCCGGGTTGCCGGTGAAAGTGCAGCCGCTGGCCAATGTCAGCGAGCAGGATCTGCGCGAATCGAACAACGCGCTGTTTGTGGTCAGCACTTTTGGTGACGGTCAGGCACCGGACAGCGCCCGTGGTTTCGAGCGCAAGGTGCTGGGCAAGGCCGCCGCCCTCGACAGCTTGAATTACGCCGTGCTCGGGCTGGGTGATCGTCAGTATCAGCACTTCTGTGGTTTCGCCCATCGCCTTCATCAGTGGCTGGGCGAACACGGTGGCAAGACCCTGTTCGCCCCGGTGGAAGTCGACAGCGGCGATCCGTACGCCCTGCGTCACTGGCAAACCCAGCTCGGCCTGCTCACCGGGCAAGCGCCGGTCGACACCTGGCAAGCGCCGAGCTACGACAACTGGACGCTGCTGCGCCGTGAGCTGATGAACCCGGACAGCAGCGGTTCGCCGGTTTATCTGCTGGGCCTCAGCGCTCCGAGCACCAGCAGCTGGCTGGCCGGTGATCTGGTGGAAGTGCTGCCGCGCAACTGCCCGTGGGTGATCGAACACTTCCTCGACGGCCTCGGTATTCGTGGCGAAACCCTGGTGAAAATAAACGGCCTCGACGAGCCGCTGGAAGTGGCACTCGCCTCGCGCCAACTGCCCGAGCATCGCGCCCATCTGGTCGGTCTGCATGCGCAGGCGCTGGTCGATGCGATGGTGCCGCTGGCCATGCGCGAATACTCGATCGCCTCGATTGCCGCCGACGGCGTGCTGGAGTTGATCGTGCGTCAGGAACAGCACTCCGACGGCAGCCTCGGCATCGGCTCCGGCTGGCTGACCGAGCATGCGCCGGTGGGCGGCAGCATCAGTTTACGGGTGCGGCGCAACAGCGGTTTCCACCTGCCGAATCAGCCAGTGCCGATGATTCTGATCGGTAACGGCACGGGTCTGGCCGGATTGCGCAGTCTGCTCAAGGCGCGGATTGCCGACGGTCAGCAACGCCAGTGGTTGCTGTTTGGCGAACGCAATCGCGAGTACGATTTCCTTTGCCGTGCGGAGCTGGAGGAGTGGTTGATCAACGGAGATCTGGCGCGGCTGGATCTGGCGTTTTCGCGGGATCAGGAACAGAAGATTTATGTGCAGGATCGCTTGCGTGAGTCTGCCGATGAATTGAAAAAATGGCTGACCGAGGGAGCGGTGATTTACATCTGCGGCAGCCTTCAGGGGATGGCTTCCGGGGTTGATCAGGTGCTCAATGAGATCCTTGGTGCTGCTGAGGTAGAAAGCCTGATTGAGCAGGGCCGTTATCGCCGCGATGTTTACTGA
- a CDS encoding TonB-dependent siderophore receptor, which produces MARQYAQLPVSSPRLLASAIGVAITAGSAGHMVFAAEKTDSKASGNAIALDATAITGEAQDSTSYQVEKASSPKYTAPLVDTPRSVTVIPQQVLKDTGALNMQDALRTVPGITFGAGEGGNPQGDRPFIRGFDAQGDTYLDGVRDTGSQSREIFAVENIEVSKGPNSAIGGRGAAGGSINLVSKKAHLGNSFDGGFTWGSDQTQRYTLDGNYQFSDTAAGRLNLMSHESNVAGRDKVDYDRWGIAPSLAFGLGTDTRVNLDYYHLESNDTPDSGIPYTIPAGGSAARTKSNPDKPYAGGDHSNFYGLDRDFRKGRTDTATFAIEHDLSDSLTIKNTLRHGTSMQDYILTQPDDSKGNVNNGSLWRRANTRVSNTETTTNQTDLFGNFYVAGFKNSFSTGVEYTREESQKSSYNVNTDTTPLTTNVASSSNCTPSMIGASSGYNCTSLSNPNPNDPWNGAISRNYAGTDTKANTYALYVFDTLELNEQWLVNMGLRYDHFDTDYKTYNAAGTTTSKGDDTSEFVTGQFGVVYKPAENGSIYASYATSATPPGNTLGEGQEGNPLGGTPDRSGNLLSSDMEPETTKNYEIGTKWDLLNDRLSLTADIFRTEKENARVQVDTTSYENAGKTRVQGIELSASGKITDKWQVFAGYAFMDSEQVDGGDLPANKANNGNELPNTPKNSASLWTTYQITPKLTIGGGAFYVDDVYGSVANTTMVDSYVRYDAMAAYKLSKNVDLQLNVQNLTNETYYDKAFSTHFANQAAGRTALLSTNFHF; this is translated from the coding sequence ATGGCACGTCAATACGCTCAATTACCGGTCAGTTCACCACGTCTGCTCGCCTCTGCAATAGGCGTGGCTATCACCGCTGGCTCCGCCGGCCACATGGTGTTCGCCGCCGAAAAGACCGACAGCAAAGCTTCCGGCAATGCCATCGCCCTGGACGCTACCGCCATCACTGGCGAAGCACAGGACTCAACGTCCTACCAGGTCGAGAAAGCCTCCTCGCCCAAGTACACCGCGCCGCTGGTCGACACGCCGCGCTCGGTCACCGTTATTCCGCAACAAGTCCTCAAAGACACTGGCGCCCTGAACATGCAGGACGCGCTGCGCACCGTGCCGGGCATCACCTTCGGTGCCGGTGAAGGCGGCAACCCGCAGGGCGACCGTCCGTTCATCCGTGGCTTCGACGCTCAGGGCGACACTTACCTGGACGGCGTGCGCGACACCGGTTCGCAGAGCCGCGAGATCTTCGCCGTCGAGAACATCGAAGTCAGCAAGGGCCCGAACTCCGCCATCGGTGGTCGCGGCGCAGCGGGCGGCAGCATCAACCTGGTGAGCAAGAAAGCACACCTGGGCAACTCGTTCGACGGTGGTTTCACCTGGGGTTCCGATCAGACCCAGCGCTACACCCTCGACGGCAACTACCAGTTCAGCGACACCGCCGCTGGCCGTCTGAACCTGATGAGCCACGAAAGCAACGTCGCCGGTCGCGACAAAGTCGATTACGACCGCTGGGGCATAGCTCCGTCGCTGGCGTTCGGCCTGGGCACCGACACCCGCGTCAACCTCGATTACTACCATCTGGAAAGCAACGACACTCCGGATTCGGGCATCCCTTACACTATCCCGGCCGGCGGTTCGGCTGCACGCACCAAGTCCAACCCGGACAAGCCGTACGCTGGCGGTGACCACAGCAATTTCTACGGTCTGGATCGCGACTTCCGCAAGGGCCGCACCGACACCGCGACCTTCGCCATCGAGCACGATTTGAGCGACTCGCTGACGATCAAGAACACCCTGCGCCACGGCACCAGCATGCAGGATTACATCCTGACCCAGCCGGACGACAGCAAGGGCAACGTCAACAATGGCAGTCTCTGGCGCCGGGCGAATACTCGGGTGAGCAACACCGAGACCACCACCAACCAGACTGACCTGTTCGGTAACTTCTACGTCGCCGGCTTCAAGAACAGCTTCTCCACCGGTGTCGAATACACCCGTGAGGAAAGCCAGAAGTCCTCGTACAACGTCAACACCGACACCACACCGCTCACCACCAACGTCGCGTCGAGCAGCAATTGCACTCCGTCGATGATCGGCGCGTCGAGCGGGTACAACTGCACCTCGCTGTCCAATCCGAACCCGAACGATCCGTGGAACGGCGCGATCTCGCGCAACTACGCCGGCACCGACACCAAGGCCAACACCTACGCGCTGTATGTGTTCGATACGCTGGAGTTGAACGAGCAATGGCTGGTGAACATGGGTCTGCGTTACGACCATTTCGACACCGATTACAAGACCTACAACGCTGCCGGCACCACCACGTCCAAGGGTGATGACACCAGCGAGTTCGTCACCGGTCAGTTCGGCGTCGTCTACAAGCCTGCGGAAAACGGCAGCATCTACGCCTCCTATGCCACCTCCGCCACGCCACCGGGCAACACCTTGGGCGAAGGTCAGGAAGGCAACCCATTGGGCGGCACCCCGGATCGCAGCGGCAACCTGTTGAGCAGCGACATGGAGCCGGAAACCACCAAGAACTACGAAATCGGCACCAAATGGGATCTGCTCAATGATCGCCTGTCGCTGACTGCGGACATCTTCCGCACCGAGAAAGAAAACGCTCGTGTGCAAGTCGACACCACCTCGTACGAAAACGCTGGCAAGACCCGTGTACAAGGTATCGAGCTGTCGGCCAGCGGCAAGATCACCGACAAGTGGCAAGTGTTCGCCGGTTACGCGTTCATGGACAGCGAACAGGTTGACGGTGGTGACCTGCCGGCCAACAAGGCCAACAACGGTAACGAACTGCCTAACACGCCGAAAAACAGCGCCAGCCTGTGGACCACTTACCAGATCACGCCGAAGCTGACCATCGGTGGCGGTGCGTTTTACGTCGACGACGTTTACGGCAGTGTGGCCAACACCACCATGGTCGATTCGTACGTGCGTTACGACGCGATGGCGGCCTACAAGCTGAGCAAGAACGTCGACCTGCAACTCAACGTGCAGAACCTGACCAACGAAACCTACTACGACAAAGCCTTCTCGACCCATTTCGCCAACCAGGCGGCGGGCCGTACGGCACTGTTGAGCACCAACTTCCACTTCTAA
- a CDS encoding Fe2+-dependent dioxygenase, protein MLLHIPALFEKDEVQRIRLALEQTDWADGKITAGYQSAKAKHNLQLPEGHPLAKEIGAAMLERLWKNPLFMSAALPHKVFPPLVNCYTAGGSFDFHIDNAVRQPKGSIERVRTDLSATLFFSEPEDYDGGELEIHDTYGTQRVKLPAGDMVLYPGTSLHKVNAVTRGARYASFFWTQSLVREDSQRALLFEMDGAIQQLTQDMPDHPSLIRLTGTYHNLLRRWVEV, encoded by the coding sequence ATGCTGCTGCACATTCCCGCTCTGTTTGAAAAAGACGAAGTGCAGCGCATTCGCCTGGCGCTGGAGCAGACCGATTGGGCCGATGGCAAGATCACCGCTGGCTATCAATCGGCCAAGGCCAAGCACAATCTGCAACTGCCTGAAGGTCATCCGCTGGCCAAGGAAATCGGCGCGGCGATGCTGGAGCGGCTGTGGAAAAATCCGCTGTTCATGTCTGCCGCGCTGCCGCACAAAGTGTTCCCGCCGTTAGTGAACTGCTACACGGCGGGGGGCAGTTTTGATTTCCATATCGACAATGCGGTGCGCCAACCCAAAGGCAGCATCGAGCGCGTGCGCACGGATTTGTCGGCCACGCTGTTTTTCAGTGAGCCTGAGGATTACGACGGCGGCGAACTGGAAATCCACGATACCTACGGGACGCAACGGGTGAAGCTGCCGGCCGGCGACATGGTGCTGTACCCCGGCACCAGCCTGCACAAGGTCAATGCGGTCACTCGCGGTGCGCGTTATGCGTCGTTTTTCTGGACGCAAAGCCTGGTGCGCGAAGACAGCCAGCGCGCATTGCTGTTTGAAATGGACGGCGCGATTCAACAGCTCACCCAGGACATGCCTGATCACCCATCGCTGATTCGCCTGACCGGTACGTATCACAATCTGCTGCGCCGCTGGGTCGAGGTATGA
- a CDS encoding tetratricopeptide repeat protein, giving the protein MSFQLRREEILDASGLAAMLEESPARAAQAILLAAGEGEVEAQALLGQILLDGRGIAQDPPLALRWFGIAAGRGHLMARNMLGRCHEQGWGCVADASVAASHYRIAAESGLDWAMYNLANLLATGRGVAVDQRQALALYRRAAEAGHAKSMNLLGRYLEEGQFCPQDRATARDWYRRSAEGGDFRGQFSHAAVLADAGHVEEALGWLRKGLAGGNVNFLRVASESLMNAQHPQFRELADAYRLRLSELVAL; this is encoded by the coding sequence ATGAGTTTTCAACTGCGCCGCGAAGAAATCCTCGACGCCTCGGGGCTGGCAGCGATGCTTGAGGAAAGTCCGGCTCGCGCGGCGCAGGCGATTCTACTGGCGGCGGGCGAGGGTGAGGTAGAAGCGCAGGCGTTGCTCGGACAGATCCTGCTCGATGGCCGAGGCATTGCGCAGGATCCACCACTGGCCCTGCGCTGGTTCGGCATCGCGGCCGGGCGCGGGCATTTGATGGCGCGCAACATGCTCGGCCGTTGTCATGAGCAGGGTTGGGGTTGTGTGGCTGATGCTTCGGTGGCGGCCTCGCATTATCGGATCGCCGCCGAGTCCGGGCTGGACTGGGCGATGTATAACCTGGCCAATCTGCTGGCGACCGGGCGCGGTGTTGCGGTGGATCAGCGTCAGGCGTTGGCGTTATATCGACGTGCGGCTGAAGCAGGTCACGCCAAATCGATGAATCTGCTCGGCCGCTACCTGGAAGAAGGTCAGTTCTGTCCACAAGATCGGGCAACCGCGCGAGACTGGTATCGGCGCTCCGCCGAGGGCGGGGATTTTCGCGGGCAGTTCAGCCATGCGGCGGTACTGGCGGACGCGGGGCATGTCGAAGAAGCACTTGGCTGGCTGCGCAAGGGGCTGGCCGGGGGTAACGTGAACTTCTTGCGGGTCGCCAGTGAATCATTGATGAATGCGCAGCACCCGCAGTTTCGTGAACTTGCAGATGCCTACCGATTGCGCCTGAGCGAGCTGGTTGCCTTGTAA
- a CDS encoding alpha-xenorhabdolysin family binary toxin subunit A produces the protein MESKIDSKIVEAAAKAPQIFVNASLGEGEEYNRGTGIQLTKEQIISLRKYEVLGLSLPVRIQDVISYLNYGAGDVGGVGLKPADFLRTFTMTYDHARRWSPLREQIMLTGTDLKIFAGSILRTGRGIVEIYDDLKASRYLEEHDITTPEQYLALKRQIPDLPALTLSADDVPDIKGYLNDMLAKVRQCHQKAERVRAELDSFGIDMREKVLPEIRLRMEFVLKNTYQADIKLLQNDIDQRSKEIDGLNKQYDQLVQEAIKSAATLNIGGLILGIYQGVKAESIRKERNMLKEEQQLANQKMASKSQTLKSLNKVRDDLQNLTYVAIEAEVATQNLMLVWNALSTYVSASAKEVDQLQEATSLRRFKNQIVGIIEPWEQIKSSSDQLLGVFAAAEKEYGSNFQTFRSKKVMLSMRNNSSSQDFNVVALRVHAAAVQESNTTAQMLFEQFNYLPGTVRTMNELAVAIQKTTFDMRNQSQANIIHLERAQTKLKGYQAELAYPEDADEVREDMEGELKLVFKKIAECAEDLKSTRNGMNTAYDRETSQEWIATLQQDLDATRTLKIKAEEKVTALEAEMKSVAEGIDLITKAGVEKIGKEAKLSLDSLKALGMAPPQVAVALLAIDTLKKIVSGIGESISFLNMLAGYNRLKDKAADLRAQVKKYANDIAQTEGKIQLVEVLDQLDDGRWSYVNEFSNLVAGFESFSRDFRQDKAVPVEARAADAVARISDVVKYLKAVQQ, from the coding sequence ATGGAGTCGAAGATCGACAGCAAGATTGTCGAGGCTGCCGCCAAAGCGCCTCAAATATTTGTCAATGCATCGCTGGGAGAGGGTGAGGAATATAACCGGGGTACCGGTATCCAGTTGACCAAAGAGCAAATTATCAGTTTAAGGAAGTATGAAGTTCTTGGGCTTTCATTGCCCGTCCGGATTCAGGATGTCATTTCCTATCTGAACTACGGTGCCGGTGATGTCGGTGGCGTAGGCCTCAAGCCTGCGGACTTTCTGCGTACATTCACAATGACGTATGACCATGCCAGGCGCTGGTCGCCATTGCGTGAGCAAATCATGCTCACGGGTACCGACCTGAAGATTTTTGCCGGCAGCATCCTGCGCACGGGCCGGGGCATCGTCGAGATCTATGATGATCTGAAAGCCTCGAGGTATCTGGAAGAGCACGATATCACCACGCCGGAGCAGTACCTGGCGCTCAAGCGACAGATCCCCGATCTTCCTGCTCTCACTTTGTCGGCTGACGATGTTCCGGACATCAAGGGCTACCTCAACGACATGCTGGCAAAAGTCAGGCAGTGCCACCAGAAAGCCGAGCGAGTCCGCGCTGAACTCGACAGCTTTGGCATTGATATGCGCGAGAAAGTATTGCCGGAAATCCGGCTGCGCATGGAGTTTGTGCTGAAGAATACCTATCAAGCGGACATTAAATTGCTGCAGAACGACATCGATCAGCGCTCGAAAGAGATCGATGGGCTCAACAAGCAATATGATCAACTTGTGCAGGAAGCCATCAAGTCTGCCGCGACCCTGAATATCGGTGGCTTGATTCTGGGTATTTATCAGGGCGTAAAAGCTGAGTCGATCCGCAAGGAACGGAACATGCTGAAAGAAGAGCAACAGCTTGCCAATCAGAAGATGGCCAGTAAAAGCCAGACGCTGAAGTCGTTGAACAAAGTTCGCGATGACTTGCAAAACCTGACTTATGTGGCGATTGAAGCTGAAGTGGCGACTCAGAACCTGATGCTGGTATGGAATGCGCTCAGTACTTACGTCAGTGCATCCGCCAAAGAAGTTGATCAACTTCAGGAGGCCACCTCCCTGCGAAGGTTCAAAAACCAGATTGTTGGCATTATCGAACCTTGGGAACAAATCAAATCAAGTTCCGATCAGCTCCTGGGCGTGTTTGCAGCGGCTGAAAAAGAGTATGGAAGCAACTTTCAAACATTCAGGAGTAAAAAGGTCATGTTATCGATGCGCAATAATTCCAGCAGTCAGGATTTCAATGTAGTGGCCTTGCGTGTTCATGCCGCAGCGGTTCAGGAAAGCAACACCACGGCGCAAATGCTGTTTGAACAGTTCAATTATTTGCCTGGCACTGTCCGCACCATGAATGAGCTGGCGGTGGCTATCCAGAAAACGACGTTTGATATGCGTAACCAGTCCCAGGCCAATATCATCCACCTGGAACGTGCCCAGACCAAATTGAAGGGTTATCAGGCTGAACTTGCTTATCCAGAGGATGCCGATGAGGTTCGAGAGGACATGGAGGGCGAGCTCAAGTTGGTTTTCAAAAAAATCGCCGAGTGCGCCGAAGATCTGAAGAGTACCCGCAATGGCATGAACACCGCTTATGACCGGGAAACTTCGCAGGAATGGATTGCGACACTGCAACAGGACCTGGACGCTACGCGAACGCTGAAAATCAAAGCTGAAGAGAAAGTGACCGCTCTGGAAGCAGAGATGAAATCGGTGGCCGAAGGCATCGACTTGATCACTAAAGCCGGTGTGGAGAAGATCGGCAAGGAAGCGAAGTTATCCCTGGACAGTCTGAAAGCTCTGGGTATGGCACCGCCGCAGGTTGCCGTTGCACTGCTGGCGATCGACACCCTGAAAAAAATCGTCTCCGGCATCGGTGAATCGATTTCGTTCCTGAACATGTTGGCGGGCTACAACAGGCTCAAGGACAAAGCGGCAGACTTGCGCGCGCAGGTGAAGAAATACGCAAATGACATCGCCCAGACTGAGGGGAAAATTCAACTGGTCGAGGTTCTCGACCAGTTGGATGACGGGCGCTGGAGCTATGTGAACGAGTTTTCGAATCTGGTGGCCGGGTTCGAGTCCTTCAGCCGCGATTTCAGGCAGGACAAGGCAGTGCCGGTCGAGGCGCGAGCTGCTGATGCGGTTGCCCGGATCAGCGACGTGGTCAAGTACCTGAAGGCTGTTCAACAGTAA
- a CDS encoding type III PLP-dependent enzyme, which translates to MSIQVEDYFARATFDKMKAFADKQETPFVVIDTAMIAQAYDDLRAGFEFAKVYYAVKANPAVEIIDLLKEKGSSFDIASIYELDKVMDRGVSPDRISYGNTIKKSKDIRYFYEKGVRLFSTDSEADLRNIAKAAPGSKVYVRILTEGSTTADWPLSRKFGCQTDMAMDLLILARDLGLVPYGISFHVGSQQRDISVWDAAIAKVKVIFERLKEEDGIHLKLINMGGGFPANYITRTNSLETYAEEIIRFLKEDFGDDLPEIILEPGRSLIANAGILVSEVVLVARKSRTAVERWVYTDVGKFSGLIETMDEAIKFPIWTEKKGEMEEVVIAGPTCDSADIMYENYKYGLPLNLAIGDRLYWLSTGAYTTSYSAVEFNGFPPLKSFYV; encoded by the coding sequence ATGTCGATCCAGGTCGAAGACTATTTCGCGCGCGCTACATTCGACAAAATGAAGGCGTTCGCCGACAAACAGGAAACCCCGTTCGTGGTGATCGACACCGCGATGATCGCCCAGGCCTACGATGACCTGCGCGCCGGTTTCGAATTCGCCAAGGTCTACTACGCGGTCAAGGCCAACCCGGCCGTCGAGATCATCGACCTGCTCAAAGAGAAAGGCTCGAGCTTCGACATCGCCTCGATCTACGAGCTGGACAAGGTGATGGATCGCGGCGTCAGCCCGGACCGCATCAGCTACGGCAACACCATCAAGAAATCCAAGGACATCCGTTACTTCTACGAGAAGGGCGTGCGTCTGTTCTCCACCGACTCCGAAGCCGACCTGCGCAACATCGCCAAGGCGGCACCGGGTTCGAAAGTCTATGTGCGCATCCTCACCGAAGGCTCGACCACGGCTGACTGGCCACTGTCGCGCAAATTCGGCTGCCAGACCGACATGGCCATGGACCTGCTGATTCTCGCCCGCGACCTCGGCCTGGTGCCTTACGGCATCTCGTTCCACGTCGGCTCGCAACAGCGCGATATCAGCGTCTGGGACGCGGCGATCGCCAAGGTCAAAGTGATCTTCGAGCGTTTGAAAGAAGAAGACGGCATTCACCTGAAGCTGATCAACATGGGCGGCGGCTTCCCGGCCAACTACATCACCCGCACCAACAGCCTGGAAACCTACGCCGAAGAGATCATCCGCTTCCTCAAAGAAGATTTCGGTGATGACCTGCCGGAAATCATTCTGGAGCCGGGTCGTTCGTTGATCGCCAACGCCGGCATTCTGGTCAGCGAAGTGGTGCTGGTTGCACGTAAATCCCGCACCGCCGTCGAGCGTTGGGTGTACACCGATGTGGGCAAGTTCTCCGGCCTGATCGAAACCATGGACGAAGCGATCAAGTTTCCGATCTGGACCGAGAAGAAAGGCGAGATGGAAGAAGTCGTGATCGCCGGCCCGACCTGCGACAGCGCCGACATCATGTACGAGAACTACAAGTACGGCCTGCCGCTGAACCTGGCAATTGGTGATCGTCTGTACTGGTTGTCGACCGGTGCGTACACCACCAGCTATAGCGCCGTTGAGTTCAATGGCTTCCCGCCGCTGAAATCGTTCTACGTGTAA
- a CDS encoding ABC transporter ATP-binding protein, with product MIELQNLSKTFQSNGKDVKAVDSVSLTVNEGEICVFLGPSGCGKSTTLKMINRLIKPTSGKILINGEDTTDLDEVTLRRNIGYVIQQIGLFPNMTIEENIVVVPKLLGWDKQKCHDRARELMSMIKLEPKQYLHRYPRELSGGQQQRIGVIRALAADAPLLLMDEPFGAVDPINREMIQNEFFEMQRALNKTVIMVSHDIDEAIKLGDKIAIFRAGKLLQIDHPDTLLAHPADDFVSNFVGQDSTLKRLLLVKAEDAADNAPSVSPETPVADALELMDEHDRRYVVVTCAENKALGYVRRRDLHRQTGTCAQYLREFNATAAYDEHLRILLSRMYEFNRSWLPVMDAERVFLGEVTQESIAAYLSSGRSRGMKTSIVSPAEAVVA from the coding sequence ATGATCGAACTTCAAAACCTCAGCAAGACCTTCCAAAGCAACGGCAAAGATGTCAAAGCCGTGGACTCGGTGAGCCTGACCGTCAATGAAGGCGAAATCTGTGTGTTCCTCGGGCCATCGGGTTGCGGCAAAAGCACCACGCTGAAGATGATCAACCGCCTGATCAAACCGACCTCGGGCAAGATCCTGATCAACGGCGAAGACACCACCGACCTCGACGAAGTGACCCTGCGTCGCAACATCGGCTACGTGATCCAGCAGATCGGCCTGTTCCCGAACATGACCATCGAAGAGAACATCGTCGTCGTGCCAAAACTGCTCGGCTGGGACAAACAGAAATGCCACGACCGCGCCCGCGAACTGATGAGCATGATCAAGCTGGAGCCCAAGCAGTATCTGCATCGCTATCCGCGTGAATTGTCCGGCGGCCAGCAACAGCGCATCGGCGTAATCCGCGCACTGGCGGCGGATGCCCCGCTGTTGCTGATGGACGAACCATTCGGCGCGGTCGACCCGATCAACCGCGAGATGATCCAGAACGAGTTCTTCGAGATGCAACGGGCGCTGAACAAGACCGTGATCATGGTCAGCCACGACATCGACGAGGCGATCAAACTCGGCGACAAGATCGCAATCTTCCGTGCCGGCAAACTGTTGCAGATCGATCACCCGGACACCCTGCTCGCGCATCCGGCGGACGACTTTGTCAGCAACTTCGTCGGCCAGGACAGCACGTTGAAACGCTTGCTGTTGGTCAAGGCTGAAGACGCGGCGGATAACGCGCCGTCGGTGAGCCCGGAAACCCCGGTGGCCGATGCGCTGGAGTTGATGGACGAGCATGACCGTCGTTACGTGGTGGTCACCTGTGCCGAGAACAAGGCGCTGGGTTACGTGCGTCGTCGCGACCTGCACCGCCAGACCGGCACCTGCGCGCAGTACCTGCGTGAGTTCAACGCCACGGCGGCGTATGACGAGCATTTGCGCATCCTGTTGTCGCGCATGTACGAGTTCAACCGTTCGTGGCTGCCGGTCATGGATGCCGAACGAGTGTTCCTTGGCGAGGTGACGCAGGAGTCGATTGCGGCTTATCTGAGCTCGGGGCGTTCGCGTGGGATGAAGACCAGCATCGTCTCGCCGGCAGAGGCAGTCGTCGCCTGA